The Faecalibacterium sp. I3-3-33 DNA window ATCGTGTCCGGCAAGGATACATTTGGCTTTTTTATCGACTACCCGGGCAAGGTCACCTTTGACTGCGGCTACACCGACATGGATACCTTACGCATCACGGTGGCCGAGGAAAATTACGATCTCTACATCATTGAGGGCGAAAGCCTGACCGATATTGTGCACCAGTTCCGCCAGTTGGTGGGGCGCAGTTATATTCCGCCCAAATGGGCTTTTGGCAACGCCCAGAGCCGCTGGAGCTACATGAACGAGGACGAGGTCCGCGAGGTGGTGGCAAATTACCGTGCCAATAATATGCCGCTGGACGCCGTGGTTCTGGACATTGATTACATGGAGCGTTACAAGGACTTTACGGTGGATGCGCAGCGCTTCCCGCGTTTTGCAGACTTTGCCGCCGAGATGAAAGCGCAGGGCATCCATCTTGTCCCCATCATCGATGCAGCAGTCAAGATCGAAGAGGGATATGATGTGTACGAGGAGGGCGTGAAAAACGGCTACTTCTGCACGAATCAGGATGGCACCCCCTTTGTAGCCGGTGTGTGGCCTGGACGGGTACACTTCCCCGATATGCTCAACCCGGAAGCCCGCGCTTGGTTTGGCAGTCAATATAAAGTTCTGCTGGATCAGGGGATCGAGGGCTTCTGGAATGATATGAACGAGCCTGCTATCTTCTACGCAGAGGAAAGACTGAAAAAGACCTTTGCTAAAATTGAGGAATACAACAAGCAAAATCTGGATATTTCCAGCTTTGCTGCTTTTACCGGCATGGTGACAGAGCTTTCCAACAACGAAAACGATTATAAGACGTTCTACCACAACACCAAGCAGGGGCGTATGCGGCACGACAAGGTACATAATCTTTTTGGTTATAACATGACCCGTGCTGCAGGCGAGGCTTTTGAGCGGCTGGAGCCGGACAAGCGCATTTTGATGTACTCCCGTTCCGCCTGCATCGGGATGCACCGGTATGGCGGCATCTGGACCGGCGACAACCATTCTTGGTGGAGCCACATTCTGCTTGCGCTGCACATGATGCCCTCCCTGAATATGTGCGGCTTCCTGTACGAAGGCCCCGACATTGGCGGCTTTGGCAGCAATACCACGGAGGATCTGGTGCTGCGCTGGTACGGCATGGGCATCTTCTCTCCGCTGCTGCGGAACCACTCTGCCAAGGACACCCGCCGGCAGGAACCCTACCGCTTTAAGAACAAGGCCGCCTTTGCCGGTATTTTACAGCTGCGCTACCTGCTGCTGCCCTACATTTACAGCGAGTACATGAAAGCTGCTCTGCACGACGAGATGTACTGTATGCCGTTGGCGTTCGCTTTCCCGGAGGACGACTTTGCCCGCCGGGTAGAGGATGAGGTGATGATCGGTGAAAGCCTGTTGATCGCCCCGGTATATGAGCAAAATGCCCGAGGCCGTTATGTTTATCTGCCGGAGGAGATGCTGCAGGTGCGGGTAAAGTGCAGCGAAAGCAACCGCATCGAAACCAGTGTGCTGCCAGCAGGCCATCATTATATTCCGGTGGAGCTGGATGAAGTGGTGTTCTTTTTGCGCAAGGGACACCTTCTGCCCCTTGCCAAGGACGGCAAAAAGATCCAGAGCGTTGCGGATGTGGATTTTGCAGATCTGCGCCTGCTTGCCTATGCTCCCAATGGTGCATCCTATGAATACTATACCGATGACGGCGAGACGAAGGACTATGATAAGCCGGAACATTTTGTGCACATCACGCTGGATGCGGATGGAAACGCAAAGAGCGATCGTGCTACGGTCAAAGTAGAAGGATAATCGTCAGTCATTACGCAGTTCCTACAGAGTGACAGCGTTTCAGCTTGAAATGCTGTCACTCTTTTTTGTTGTCTGAATCACAGATGAAATAGCCACTCTATCTGGGAATCCGGGAAGAATGAGATGACAAGAAATGCTGAAAGAGATGTTTATGGGACAGCTCTTTCGATAAAATGACCGCAGAAGAAGCAAAACACACTTCGGATGGAGGAAAATACAATGGCAAACGGCGATTACGGCTATTTCGGCAAAGGCGATACGGGCTATGCCCAGTACATGACGGCCTTCAACCGCAACTTCGGCGGCTCGTCCGGCGGTGGCGGTGGGAACCACAACAATGGCGGCGGTGGCGGGGGAGATGGCAGCGGCTGCGGCTGCCTCATTGCCATTGCGGTGGTGGTCGTGCTGGTGCTTATTGCCATGGGAAGCTGAGGGCAGCCCTACGGTGCAGGGCTGCTTGTGGTAAACGGCGGAAAAAACTAAAAAAGCACTTGACCCTGACGTTGCGTTATACGCCCGCATGAGCTGGGGAATGAAGTTTGCGGGCGAGGTGTAAGCACACACCTTGCTGCAGGTATTTTTCATGCGAAAACCATGGTATACAGAGAACGACAACTCGGAAGTTGCAGGGGGTAACAGAGATGAAAAATAGGATAATCGGTGTTATCCAGTGGCTCTATGTGGAAACGGCGCAGGGCGGCCACATCCGCTATCTCCATCCGGGCGAGGCACCCAGAGCGGCTTTTGAGCTGGGCGACGAGACACCGGTGGCGGTCTATGCCTACTGCAATCTGCATGGCCTGTGGACGACAAAACTCTGATAAAACAATAAGTCCCCTCCGCGCAGATACCCGGAAAGCGAGATCCGGGTCTGCACGGAGGGGACGATTTTGTTATAGCAGAACTTCTTTGGTCTGTTCGATTTCAACAGGGCACTCTGCAAGCAGGCCGGAATGCTGCCGATACGCATCCGGTTCCATCCGCCATGCGATCCCGCAGCCAGCAGAAAGTTCCCGCGGAACAGGGATCAGCCTGCCGGGAATCCCGTTCTGTTTGCAAAAGGCTTCCAGTTCCATGACCGCAGAAGTAGTGTAGAATGTCAAAACCTGATAGGGCTTTTTTGCTCTCATACGCTGCCGTTATGCCTGAAAGGTGATCTCAAAACAGCCATCCGCCCGCGTGGTCGTCTGACCGTCCTTGTGTTCATATTCCAGCATTTTTTCAATGTTTTTGCGGGTGTGCGCTTCATCACCGAGAACGCGGATCATCTCGCCCGGATGCTCTTCCATCGCATCCATCGTCAGCAACACCGGTTCAGGGCAGGAAAGGCCGCGAACGTCCACTTCAACAAATTTAGCCATTGTGCTTTCTCCTTTTTCAGATCATTTTGCCGCTTTTTTACGGCGCAGGTTGGTTGCTGCAATCACAAACAACAGTACAATGCAAACAATGACTGCAATCTTGCCGGGCATGGCCGGGCCGCCGGGAACAGCGGCATCGGTCGCTGTGGCAGCTTTGGCGGCGCTGCCGACCAGATTAAAATTGTGTGCAAAAGCGGCACCCAGAAGCATACCGAGGAATGTTACCGCGCTGTCGGAGGAGCCCTGCCCTGCAAGGATCAGCTGACGCAGCGGGCAGCCACCGGCCAATACCGCTGCAAAACCGACAACGTACATGCCAAGGACGTTCCACAGATGCTGCGAATGTGCAATGGGCTGGCCGGAGAAGCTCAGATGGAAATTGCCGGTGGCAATGTTATAAATGGTCATGACCGCAAACAGCGCGGAAATAATGCTGAGCAGGTCGAAATTCTTCATTAGGATCACATCGCGGATGCTTCCGGCAAAGCACATACGGCTTTTCTGTGCGAGGGCACCGATGACCAATGCGACCACCAGTGCCAGCAGCAGCGGAGCGTGCTTGCTGCCGGGGCCTTCCGCGCTTGCCACATAAGCACCCGTTGCCACACCAATCACCAGCAGAGCAGCCAGCAGAACCGGCAGCACCGCACCGCTGAGCGACTTGGCTTCATAGGCTCTTCCCAGAGAAAAGCCTTTTTTCAAGAAGCAGGAGCCAGTGGCGACACCGCCAGCAAAGCCGATGAGCGCCACATACGCATTCAGGTCACCGGCAGACATCCGTAGCACCATGCGCAGCGGGCAGCCCAGAAAGACCAGTGCACCGATCATCATAACGGCACCCAGCAGAAAACGCACCATCGGCGCAGAACCGGCGGTAGAGCGATACTCTTTGGTTGCCATGGAAATCAGGAACGAGCCGCAGACAAAGCCGACGATCTCAGGGCGGAAATACTGAACGGGTGCAGCGGTGTGCAGTTTGAGCGCGCCTGCCGCGTCGCGGATGAAACAGGCCACGCAGATTGCCATGTTGGCCGGGTTGCCAGACATGGCCAGAAGCATGACCAGAAGTCCGATGACCACACCGGACAAGGCCAGCTTCCATGTTTTGTCGAATAATTTCATGATTTCCTCCTTTTTTAGCGGGTGAACTTTACCAGTTCAGTATAACACACACGATTTTTCAGGGGAAATTGATTTTATTGATAATCCGAATGTACTTATTGATATAATCAATGAGCGGAGCTATAATAGAAGAAAAAACCTTTTCAGCACAAAAAAAGGAGCGCAGCATGGATATCCGCCAACTGGAAGCCTTTGTGTATACCGTAAAATACCAGAGTTTTTCCCTTGCGGCTCAAAAGCTTTATCTTTCGCAGCCGACCGTCAGTTCGCATATCAACAATCTGGAAAAAGAACTTCATACACAGCTTTTGAAGCGAACGACCAAGAGTTTGTCGGTTACGCCCGCAGGGCAGACCCTTTACAACTACGCAGCTGAGATCCTGAATCTCCAGCAGAAAGCGATCCTGGAACTTTCCGATAAAAATCAGAAGCTGCTGCACATCGGTGTTTCCTCCGTTCCGTCCCTCTATCTTCTGCCGGAACTGCTGTCGGCGTACCATCAGGAAATGCCGGATGTCCGCTTCCGTACCAGCTGCTCGGACAGTCTGGATGTCATTCGGAAAGTAACAGATGGAACCTGCGATATCGGGCTGGTCGGCACGAAAATTTCGGATACACCCTGCCGCTTTCTGCCGGTCACTTCGGATGAACTTGTGATTGCGGCCCCGGCTACACCGCATTTTCAGGCCTGTCTGGAATTGAAAGATCCGGTTTCCATGCTGCTGAAAGAACCGTTTCTCCTGCGGGAGGATACTTCGGGGACAAAACAGGAAACGCTCTATTATCTGAAAAACCGGGGGCTTTCGCTGGACGATCTGAATGTGATCGCTGTGATGGATGATGCCGCTTCGCTGATCCGCTGCATCACACTGGGGATGGGCGTCTCCATCCTTTCCCGCGCAACGGTTCAGAACGATGCACAGCTTGGAAAGCTGTTGATCATTCCTCTGGAACAGTCGGCTTTCTTGCGGAAACTCTATATCGTGTATTCTTCCACACAGTTTATGTCGGAACAGACGGTGCACTTTTTTGCGTTTATGAAACAGTTCTATGCCATTTCCTGAAAAAGGAACCGATGGCTCCCGGCCTGTGGATGACAAAACTCTGATAAAACGAAACGTCCCTTCTGCGCAGATACCCGGGACGTGAGATCCAGGCCTGTACGGAGGGGACGTGCGTTGTTTCAGAGCTGTCACAGGCATTTGCCGCAGCCGTGCCACGGATTCCAGATATCGTGCAGGATGACCACCTCCCATTAAAACACCGGGTGCCATTCATCCCAGATGCCAATGTCGGCGCAGACGATCTTTCCGCACAGCGGCGCAGAAGTTTCTGCCATATGCAGCGGTTTATAGCTGTCGAAGGTTACGGTCAGGTCGGCACGGACGGCACCCTCAGCAACTTCGCCGGTATCCGTATTGATGCCGCTTGGCAGGTCTATGGCCAGCACAAAGGCACCGCCCTTGTGCTGGCGGCGTATTAGTCCGCAGGCAGCAAGGCCGGAAGGCCGCAGTTCACCATGGAACCCGGTGCCGTAGAGGGCGTCCACAGCAGCATCAAAGCGCTGCGTTTCCAGTACGGAACCGTCGGTGCAGATGTGCACCGGCAGGGAGTGCAGACGCTCAAAATTGAGGATGGTGTCAGCGGTTTTCGGCTCGCCCTCGGCCAGAAGAACGGTCACATTCCAGCCGTCTTTTGCAGCGGCACGGGCGATCACGAACCCATCGCCGCCGTTGTTGCCCTTTCCGCAGACCACCAGCAGCCTGCCGGGATGCGGAAACTGCTTTTGCAGTTCAGCGTAAGCCGCCAGCCCGGCGTTTTCCATCATTTGCAGGTAGGGCAGACCGTGGACATCTCCGGCCCGTTCGATTTCCTTCATCTGCGCAGCCGTCACAATGCGGTGTTTCATGTTGGCACCTTCTTTCTGTCTTTATTATAATGGATGGGACTGCTGGGAACAAGATGAAAGATGCCGGTGCATAGAATCTGTCCCCGGAGAGTGGCAATAAGCCCTCCGGGGATATTTTTGTTTTTGGGAATCTTTTCCGCAAGAGAAAATCATGGTATACTGAACGCAACGAATCCAAAGTAATAAACCGGGAGGTACCGTTATGAAGTGGGGAATTTTAGCGACCGGCACCATTGCCAAAAAGTTTGCATCTACGGTGGAACAGATGGGCGCAGAGGGGGAGCAGCTTGTTGCCGTGGGGTCACGGCATCTGGAAAGCGCACAGGCGTTTGCACAGCAGTACGGCATCCCCCGCTGCTATGACTCCTACGAAGCCCTTGCCGCCGACCCGGAGGTGGAGGCTATCTATGTTGCCACCCCCAACACCCTGCACTACGAAAACTGCAAGCTCTGTCTGGAGCAGGGCAAGCACGTTTTGTGCGAAAAGCCCTTTACCATCCGCCCGGAGCAGGCGCAGGAGCTGTACCGTCTGGCAGAGGAAAAGTACCTCTTTCTCATGGAGGCGTTCTGGATCTGGCTGCTGCCGCTGTACGACCGTCTGCGCCAGATCCTTACTGCTGGCACCATCGGGGAGCTGAAGCAGATCACCTGTCAGTACGGCTTTGTGGCCTCCGGTGCCCGGAAGGACCGCAAGTTTGATTCCGGTCTGGGCGGCGGTGCGCTGCTGGATATCGGCATCTACAATCTGGGCTTTCTGCGCATTCTCACCGGACAGGACCCGGAGAAGGTGGAGACCAAAGAGGTGCACATCAACGAGTACGGCACCGACGATTACAGCCGCCTTGTGCTGACCTACCCCGGCGGCTGCATGGCAGAGTCGGTCCAGACCATCGGGCAGGAACTGGAGCGCAATGCCCGTATCGTTGGCACCAAGGGCAGCATTTTCCTGCCGGATTTCCAGCACGCCGAGACCATGACGCTGGAAGTGGAGGGCAAAGAGCCGGAGGTCATCCGCTGTCCGGTGGACATCAACGGCTTTGAGTATGAGATCCGGGAAGCAAGCCGCTGCGTCAAACTGGGGCGCACCGGCAGCGACCGCTACACCCCGCAGGACAGCCTTGCCCTGACCCGCCTGATGTACGACACCCGCATGGGCTGGGGCATGAAGTTTGCGGGCGAGGTGTAAGCACACACCTTGCACAGGGGGCTTTTTGTGTGCGGAGATTATGGCATACGGAGAACGACAACTCGGAATTTGGAGGTACACGATGATAATAAAAATTGTTACAATTTCACTGATGGCAGTGTTCTACA harbors:
- a CDS encoding NAD(P)H-hydrate epimerase, yielding MKHRIVTAAQMKEIERAGDVHGLPYLQMMENAGLAAYAELQKQFPHPGRLLVVCGKGNNGGDGFVIARAAAKDGWNVTVLLAEGEPKTADTILNFERLHSLPVHICTDGSVLETQRFDAAVDALYGTGFHGELRPSGLAACGLIRRQHKGGAFVLAIDLPSGINTDTGEVAEGAVRADLTVTFDSYKPLHMAETSAPLCGKIVCADIGIWDEWHPVF
- a CDS encoding TIM-barrel domain-containing protein, with the translated sequence MIYKKRYGQPFDTESVVGSFLPMMETIPYLTKEPDGFSYAMEPQDVLYGLGENVRGINKRGWVYESKCSDDGNHTEGKSSLYGAYNFMIVSGKDTFGFFIDYPGKVTFDCGYTDMDTLRITVAEENYDLYIIEGESLTDIVHQFRQLVGRSYIPPKWAFGNAQSRWSYMNEDEVREVVANYRANNMPLDAVVLDIDYMERYKDFTVDAQRFPRFADFAAEMKAQGIHLVPIIDAAVKIEEGYDVYEEGVKNGYFCTNQDGTPFVAGVWPGRVHFPDMLNPEARAWFGSQYKVLLDQGIEGFWNDMNEPAIFYAEERLKKTFAKIEEYNKQNLDISSFAAFTGMVTELSNNENDYKTFYHNTKQGRMRHDKVHNLFGYNMTRAAGEAFERLEPDKRILMYSRSACIGMHRYGGIWTGDNHSWWSHILLALHMMPSLNMCGFLYEGPDIGGFGSNTTEDLVLRWYGMGIFSPLLRNHSAKDTRRQEPYRFKNKAAFAGILQLRYLLLPYIYSEYMKAALHDEMYCMPLAFAFPEDDFARRVEDEVMIGESLLIAPVYEQNARGRYVYLPEEMLQVRVKCSESNRIETSVLPAGHHYIPVELDEVVFFLRKGHLLPLAKDGKKIQSVADVDFADLRLLAYAPNGASYEYYTDDGETKDYDKPEHFVHITLDADGNAKSDRATVKVEG
- a CDS encoding desulfoferrodoxin family protein → MKNRIIGVIQWLYVETAQGGHIRYLHPGEAPRAAFELGDETPVAVYAYCNLHGLWTTKL
- a CDS encoding DUF3343 domain-containing protein, whose product is MRAKKPYQVLTFYTTSAVMELEAFCKQNGIPGRLIPVPRELSAGCGIAWRMEPDAYRQHSGLLAECPVEIEQTKEVLL
- a CDS encoding sulfurtransferase TusA family protein — encoded protein: MAKFVEVDVRGLSCPEPVLLTMDAMEEHPGEMIRVLGDEAHTRKNIEKMLEYEHKDGQTTTRADGCFEITFQA
- a CDS encoding HFLK protein, translated to MANGDYGYFGKGDTGYAQYMTAFNRNFGGSSGGGGGNHNNGGGGGGDGSGCGCLIAIAVVVVLVLIAMGS
- a CDS encoding Gfo/Idh/MocA family protein, with protein sequence MKWGILATGTIAKKFASTVEQMGAEGEQLVAVGSRHLESAQAFAQQYGIPRCYDSYEALAADPEVEAIYVATPNTLHYENCKLCLEQGKHVLCEKPFTIRPEQAQELYRLAEEKYLFLMEAFWIWLLPLYDRLRQILTAGTIGELKQITCQYGFVASGARKDRKFDSGLGGGALLDIGIYNLGFLRILTGQDPEKVETKEVHINEYGTDDYSRLVLTYPGGCMAESVQTIGQELERNARIVGTKGSIFLPDFQHAETMTLEVEGKEPEVIRCPVDINGFEYEIREASRCVKLGRTGSDRYTPQDSLALTRLMYDTRMGWGMKFAGEV
- a CDS encoding selenium metabolism-associated LysR family transcriptional regulator, yielding MDIRQLEAFVYTVKYQSFSLAAQKLYLSQPTVSSHINNLEKELHTQLLKRTTKSLSVTPAGQTLYNYAAEILNLQQKAILELSDKNQKLLHIGVSSVPSLYLLPELLSAYHQEMPDVRFRTSCSDSLDVIRKVTDGTCDIGLVGTKISDTPCRFLPVTSDELVIAAPATPHFQACLELKDPVSMLLKEPFLLREDTSGTKQETLYYLKNRGLSLDDLNVIAVMDDAASLIRCITLGMGVSILSRATVQNDAQLGKLLIIPLEQSAFLRKLYIVYSSTQFMSEQTVHFFAFMKQFYAIS
- the yedE gene encoding YedE family putative selenium transporter; this encodes MKLFDKTWKLALSGVVIGLLVMLLAMSGNPANMAICVACFIRDAAGALKLHTAAPVQYFRPEIVGFVCGSFLISMATKEYRSTAGSAPMVRFLLGAVMMIGALVFLGCPLRMVLRMSAGDLNAYVALIGFAGGVATGSCFLKKGFSLGRAYEAKSLSGAVLPVLLAALLVIGVATGAYVASAEGPGSKHAPLLLALVVALVIGALAQKSRMCFAGSIRDVILMKNFDLLSIISALFAVMTIYNIATGNFHLSFSGQPIAHSQHLWNVLGMYVVGFAAVLAGGCPLRQLILAGQGSSDSAVTFLGMLLGAAFAHNFNLVGSAAKAATATDAAVPGGPAMPGKIAVIVCIVLLFVIAATNLRRKKAAK